The Corynebacterium qintianiae genome has a window encoding:
- a CDS encoding Na(+)/H(+) antiporter subunit C, translating into MEANLFLLIGAGVLVAAGVYLLLDKAMTRMIMGIMLIGNGANLLLLQSGGQAGSPPILTRDNELYGGQIADPLAQAMILTAIVISMAMVAFMLALAYRQYRYRSDDVIERDEEDRAIAARPATPSAQPDHDASDDPATGRTSALGDVFGPRSFEEPVMEADHDR; encoded by the coding sequence ATGGAAGCGAACCTCTTCCTGCTCATCGGCGCAGGCGTGCTGGTTGCGGCGGGCGTGTACCTGCTGCTGGATAAGGCGATGACGCGCATGATCATGGGCATCATGCTCATCGGTAACGGTGCGAACCTCCTGCTGCTGCAATCCGGCGGCCAGGCGGGGTCCCCGCCGATCCTCACCCGCGACAACGAACTGTACGGCGGGCAGATCGCGGACCCGCTCGCCCAGGCGATGATCCTGACCGCGATCGTGATTTCGATGGCGATGGTGGCGTTCATGTTGGCGCTCGCCTACCGCCAGTACCGCTACCGCAGCGACGACGTGATTGAGCGCGACGAGGAGGACCGCGCCATTGCGGCCCGCCCGGCCACCCCGTCGGCGCAGCCCGACCACGACGCGTCCGACGACCCGGCGACCGGACGCACGAGCGCGCTTGGCGACGTGTTCGGCCCGCGCTCCTTCGAGGAACCCGTGATGGAGGCCGACCATGACCGCTAA
- a CDS encoding monovalent cation/H(+) antiporter subunit G gives MITDIISLIFILPGAFMVLSAAIGSVRFKSTMARIHAITKPQTTGLVLMVLGTIIRVTGSPDFGVHERGDIGTLVLLVIFALMTNPVTAQRLGRVARLEGLYGGDDALTVNERPAPKR, from the coding sequence GTGATCACCGACATTATCTCGCTCATCTTTATCCTGCCCGGCGCGTTCATGGTCCTCTCCGCGGCCATCGGTTCGGTGCGGTTCAAATCCACCATGGCGCGCATTCACGCCATCACCAAGCCCCAAACGACCGGCCTGGTGCTCATGGTTCTCGGCACCATCATCCGCGTCACCGGCTCGCCCGATTTCGGCGTGCACGAGCGCGGCGATATCGGCACCCTCGTCCTGCTCGTCATCTTCGCGCTCATGACCAACCCCGTCACAGCGCAGCGCCTCGGGCGCGTGGCCCGGTTAGAGGGCCTCTACGGCGGGGACGACGCGCTCACCGTCAACGAGCGGCCCGCCCCGAAGCGCTAG
- a CDS encoding LytR C-terminal domain-containing protein produces MTNVNPGNGNRDEYVDAEYIGDTEEYRGSHRRGDDGDYDAEDDGDYAAPVGGSTAAAAGGIPKRGLAMILIAVAAILLLWGLYALTQKDNAGTDAASTGSSAATATATAPVQNPQNPQNQQNPQGTAQDGQPAQGSQPPAENSAAPAPSPAPAPNQGQAPALTAQNAQVFVYNNSANPGVAGTTADQLAPQYTVANKSTDSTSMNLPEQTYGIFPETTVFYDPSVNGAEQVAADLARQVGGVAKPNNEVPQGASLPDEVRGKREAVSVVLAG; encoded by the coding sequence GTGACTAATGTGAACCCTGGCAATGGCAACCGCGACGAGTACGTCGACGCGGAATACATCGGCGACACCGAGGAGTACCGTGGCTCACACCGCCGCGGTGACGACGGCGATTACGACGCCGAAGATGACGGTGATTACGCGGCGCCGGTGGGCGGAAGCACCGCTGCGGCAGCCGGCGGCATCCCGAAGCGGGGCCTGGCGATGATCCTGATCGCCGTTGCGGCCATCCTCCTACTCTGGGGCTTGTATGCGCTGACCCAGAAAGACAACGCCGGTACCGACGCGGCGAGTACAGGGAGCTCAGCGGCCACCGCGACGGCCACCGCGCCGGTGCAAAACCCGCAAAACCCGCAGAACCAGCAGAACCCGCAGGGTACGGCGCAGGACGGCCAGCCAGCTCAAGGCAGCCAGCCGCCCGCTGAAAACTCTGCGGCCCCAGCCCCCTCACCCGCTCCCGCACCGAACCAGGGCCAGGCCCCCGCGTTGACCGCCCAGAACGCGCAGGTCTTCGTCTACAACAACTCCGCCAACCCGGGTGTGGCCGGCACAACGGCGGACCAGTTGGCCCCGCAGTACACGGTGGCCAACAAGAGCACCGACTCCACCAGCATGAACCTGCCCGAGCAGACGTACGGTATTTTCCCGGAGACCACGGTGTTCTACGATCCGTCGGTAAACGGGGCTGAGCAGGTGGCGGCTGATCTGGCGCGGCAGGTTGGGGGCGTCGCAAAGCCAAACAACGAGGTGCCGCAGGGCGCGTCGCTGCCGGACGAGGTCCGCGGTAAGCGCGAGGCCGTCTCCGTGGTGCTCGCCGGTTAG
- a CDS encoding M20/M25/M40 family metallo-hydrolase: MTLPTPNRDRIFADLSALVSFNSPHSVPALADSHEAACAWTVTALEELGFDVERHPTVDNADTIIGNRVIDADAPTVLLYSHYDVVPAGHPSAWTSDPFTLTERGGRWYGRGAADCKGNLAMHLEALRLLDAAGGPSMNLKVVVEGSEEFGGDGGLEKLIESSPELFRADAILIADSGNVAAGSPTLTTQLRGGVQVLVSVETLEDEVHSGSFGGAAPDAADALVRIANSLFDEHGRTTIDGVNCLGTWEGDAYDRETFRKDAGVLEGVQIYGTVDDEPGDMVWARPAVTMIGFTSRPVSEALNAINARASAQFNLRVPAGMSAAETADKLEQHIYANTPWGAKVTVEVSQLNEPFSTDISGPAITLLGECLKESYGASSLAVVGSGGSIPLTTTLQEHFGDAEIALFGVEEPLCGIHGIDESVDPTEIERIAVAEAEFLRRFGR, from the coding sequence ATGACTCTTCCCACGCCCAACAGGGACCGCATCTTCGCCGACTTGTCGGCGCTCGTGTCCTTCAACTCCCCCCACTCCGTGCCCGCGCTCGCCGACTCGCACGAGGCCGCCTGCGCGTGGACCGTCACCGCGCTCGAGGAGCTCGGTTTCGACGTCGAGCGCCACCCCACCGTTGATAACGCCGACACCATCATCGGCAACCGCGTCATCGACGCCGACGCGCCCACCGTGCTCCTGTACAGCCACTACGACGTCGTCCCCGCCGGCCACCCCTCCGCCTGGACCTCCGACCCGTTCACGCTCACCGAGCGCGGTGGCCGCTGGTACGGCCGCGGTGCCGCCGACTGCAAGGGCAACCTCGCCATGCACCTCGAGGCGCTGCGGCTTCTCGACGCCGCCGGCGGCCCCAGCATGAACCTCAAAGTCGTCGTGGAAGGTTCCGAGGAGTTCGGCGGCGACGGCGGCCTGGAGAAGCTCATCGAGTCCTCGCCAGAGCTTTTCCGCGCAGACGCGATCCTCATCGCCGATTCCGGCAACGTTGCTGCGGGCTCCCCCACCCTGACCACGCAGCTGCGCGGCGGGGTTCAGGTCCTCGTCAGCGTCGAGACGCTCGAGGACGAGGTCCACTCCGGCAGCTTCGGCGGAGCGGCCCCCGACGCCGCCGACGCCCTGGTGCGCATTGCCAACTCGCTTTTCGACGAGCACGGGCGCACCACCATCGACGGCGTCAATTGCCTGGGTACGTGGGAGGGTGACGCTTACGACCGCGAGACCTTCCGCAAGGACGCCGGCGTGCTCGAGGGCGTCCAGATCTACGGCACCGTCGACGACGAGCCCGGTGACATGGTGTGGGCACGCCCCGCCGTGACCATGATCGGATTCACCTCCCGGCCCGTCTCCGAGGCCCTGAACGCCATCAACGCGCGCGCGAGCGCGCAGTTCAACCTGCGTGTGCCTGCCGGAATGAGCGCCGCCGAGACCGCGGACAAGCTGGAGCAGCACATCTACGCCAACACCCCGTGGGGCGCGAAGGTCACCGTGGAGGTCTCCCAGCTCAACGAGCCCTTCTCCACCGACATCTCGGGGCCCGCCATCACCCTGCTGGGCGAGTGCCTTAAGGAGTCCTACGGTGCGTCTTCCCTCGCCGTCGTCGGCTCCGGGGGTTCCATCCCGTTGACCACGACGCTGCAAGAGCACTTCGGCGACGCCGAGATTGCCCTGTTCGGCGTCGAGGAGCCGCTCTGCGGCATCCACGGCATCGACGAGTCCGTTGATCCGACCGAGATTGAGCGCATCGCGGTCGCGGAGGCCGAGTTCCTCCGCCGCTTCGGGAGGTAA
- a CDS encoding Na+/H+ antiporter subunit A, producing MLSLLIALVGATLAAPILLRAVGRVAFAIVALVPLAGFIWIVSLFHGGVFADGGAILATYEWMPSTNLNLEFRLDALSGLFSLIVLGCGALVLLYCWGYFDSNPRRLAVFGAQLTMFAMVMYGLVISDNFLLMYIFWELTSILSYLLVAYYGERASSRRSAIQALMVTTFGGLAMLVGIILFGQQTGIWKLSDIATFGGVAETPGIAAAIILVMLGALTKSAQAPFHFWLPGAMAAPTPVSAYLHSAAMVKAGIYLVARLAPDFAAVPTWHIVVCGTGIFTMLLGGWVALKQKDLKLILAYGTVSQLGFITAVIGIGSREATMAGLALTVGHSLFKAALFMIVGAIDHTTGTRDIRELSGLGKKEPFIAALAVISAASMAGIPPLFGFVAKETALDAVLHEELLHGMPGKMLLVGLVVGSILTMAYSLYFIHGAFATKTGGTSEEVSAMDKIGPTLWLSPAVLTTITVAFGLFPGWISGAFNEYLKVRFPEVEGNYLALWHGFTIPLLLTAVIIGAGSLMFWQRGIVAKAQFERPALGDADDVWDSIIKSLRTASLRLTASTQRGSLSVNLATIFVVLMVLPLAGLILGRSSDIRMIVWDSPWQGMAVVFMALMAVAATLQRNRLSGVIMVGLTGFSLALIFALHGAPDLALTQVLVETIVMVVFMLVLRKMPTEVENRGDSDVRLRAWLAIGTGLSVVIVAMTAISSRISEPISGPMPDLAYEIGHGRNAVNVLLVDLRALDTFGEITVLAIAATGVASLIFGTGSFYRDSRRPVLSAAVPRWLASSVNSEVSQNRHLMVEVATRILFPSMMLLSAYFFFSGHNAPGGGFAGGLVAALAFALRYLAGGRREIEEALPVSPEAILGTGLLLSAAAAVVPMFLGYPPLTSGYIAPDLPLIGEVAIPSALLFDAGVYAIVVGLIMHILTSVGAHLDKEEDARKERARERARALQEKNQQRRAKQAQQRRARRVAVGGSSIRESSTEGSE from the coding sequence GTGCTGTCTCTACTGATCGCGCTTGTCGGCGCCACACTCGCCGCGCCGATTCTCCTGCGCGCGGTCGGCCGGGTCGCGTTCGCCATCGTCGCGCTCGTCCCGCTCGCAGGATTCATCTGGATCGTCAGCCTGTTCCACGGCGGAGTCTTCGCCGACGGCGGGGCGATCTTGGCCACCTACGAGTGGATGCCCAGCACGAACTTGAACCTCGAGTTCCGCCTCGACGCGCTGTCGGGGCTGTTCAGCCTCATCGTCCTCGGCTGCGGTGCCCTGGTACTGCTCTACTGCTGGGGTTACTTCGACTCCAACCCGCGCCGCCTAGCCGTGTTCGGGGCGCAGCTGACCATGTTCGCCATGGTCATGTACGGCCTCGTCATCTCCGACAACTTCCTGCTGATGTACATCTTCTGGGAGCTGACGTCGATCCTGTCGTACCTCTTGGTGGCGTACTACGGCGAGAGGGCGTCGTCACGCCGCTCCGCCATCCAGGCGCTCATGGTCACCACCTTCGGCGGCCTGGCCATGCTGGTGGGCATCATCCTTTTCGGCCAGCAGACCGGCATCTGGAAGCTTTCCGACATTGCGACGTTCGGTGGCGTGGCCGAAACCCCTGGCATCGCCGCGGCGATCATCCTGGTGATGCTGGGCGCGCTGACCAAGTCGGCGCAGGCGCCGTTCCACTTCTGGCTGCCCGGCGCAATGGCCGCACCCACCCCCGTCTCCGCGTATCTGCATTCAGCGGCGATGGTGAAGGCCGGCATCTACCTGGTCGCGCGCCTCGCGCCCGACTTCGCGGCCGTGCCCACCTGGCATATTGTGGTGTGCGGCACGGGGATTTTCACCATGCTGCTCGGCGGCTGGGTTGCGCTGAAGCAAAAAGACCTGAAGCTCATCCTGGCCTACGGCACTGTGTCCCAGCTGGGTTTCATCACCGCCGTGATTGGTATCGGCTCGCGCGAGGCGACAATGGCAGGCCTCGCCCTGACCGTCGGGCACTCCCTGTTCAAGGCGGCGCTGTTCATGATCGTCGGCGCCATTGACCACACCACCGGCACTCGCGACATCCGCGAGCTTTCCGGCCTGGGTAAGAAGGAGCCGTTCATCGCGGCGCTGGCGGTCATCTCGGCGGCATCGATGGCAGGCATCCCGCCGCTGTTCGGGTTCGTGGCCAAGGAGACGGCCCTCGACGCTGTGCTCCACGAGGAGCTGCTGCACGGCATGCCGGGCAAGATGTTGCTCGTCGGGCTCGTCGTGGGCTCCATCCTCACGATGGCGTACTCCCTGTACTTCATCCACGGGGCCTTCGCCACCAAGACCGGCGGCACGTCCGAGGAGGTCTCCGCGATGGACAAGATCGGGCCAACATTGTGGCTCTCTCCCGCCGTCCTGACCACCATCACCGTCGCGTTCGGGCTGTTTCCCGGTTGGATCAGCGGCGCATTCAACGAGTACCTCAAGGTGCGCTTCCCCGAGGTCGAGGGCAACTACCTGGCACTGTGGCACGGCTTCACCATCCCCCTGCTGCTGACTGCCGTGATCATCGGTGCCGGTTCGCTGATGTTCTGGCAGCGCGGCATCGTGGCTAAGGCGCAGTTCGAGCGCCCCGCCCTGGGTGACGCCGACGATGTCTGGGACAGCATCATCAAGTCCCTGCGCACAGCGTCGCTGCGCCTGACGGCGTCCACGCAACGCGGTTCGCTTTCGGTCAACCTGGCGACGATCTTCGTCGTCCTCATGGTCCTGCCCCTGGCCGGTCTGATCCTGGGCCGTTCCAGCGACATCCGCATGATCGTGTGGGACAGCCCCTGGCAGGGCATGGCCGTGGTGTTCATGGCCCTGATGGCCGTCGCAGCGACCTTGCAGCGCAACCGCCTGTCCGGCGTCATCATGGTCGGTCTGACCGGGTTCTCGCTCGCCCTGATCTTCGCTTTGCACGGAGCCCCCGACTTGGCGCTGACGCAGGTGCTGGTAGAGACCATCGTCATGGTGGTATTTATGCTCGTGTTGCGCAAGATGCCCACCGAGGTCGAAAACCGCGGCGACTCGGACGTGCGCCTGCGCGCCTGGCTCGCCATCGGCACCGGACTCTCCGTTGTCATCGTCGCCATGACCGCGATCTCCTCGCGCATCTCCGAGCCGATTTCCGGCCCCATGCCGGACCTGGCGTACGAGATCGGCCACGGCCGCAACGCCGTCAACGTCCTGCTCGTCGACCTACGCGCGCTGGACACCTTCGGCGAAATCACCGTGCTCGCGATCGCTGCCACCGGAGTAGCCAGCCTCATCTTCGGCACCGGCTCGTTCTACCGCGACTCGCGCCGCCCGGTCCTCTCGGCCGCGGTGCCGCGCTGGCTCGCCTCCTCCGTCAACAGCGAAGTGTCGCAGAACCGCCACCTGATGGTCGAGGTAGCCACCCGCATTCTTTTCCCGTCGATGATGCTGCTCTCCGCCTACTTCTTCTTCTCCGGCCACAACGCCCCCGGCGGCGGCTTCGCCGGCGGCCTCGTGGCGGCGCTCGCCTTCGCGTTGCGCTACCTCGCCGGCGGCCGGCGCGAAATCGAGGAGGCTCTACCCGTCAGCCCTGAAGCCATCCTCGGCACAGGACTTCTCCTTTCTGCGGCCGCGGCGGTGGTTCCAATGTTCCTCGGCTACCCGCCACTCACCTCGGGTTACATCGCCCCGGACCTGCCGCTCATCGGCGAGGTAGCGATCCCGTCGGCCCTGCTTTTCGACGCTGGCGTCTACGCCATCGTCGTCGGCCTCATCATGCACATCCTCACCTCCGTCGGCGCGCACCTGGACAAGGAAGAGGACGCCCGTAAGGAACGCGCCCGCGAGCGCGCGCGTGCGCTCCAGGAGAAGAACCAGCAACGCCGCGCCAAGCAAGCCCAGCAACGTCGGGCCCGCAGGGTTGCGGTGGGCGGGTCGTCGATACGCGAAAGCTCAACGGAAGGGAGCGAGTAG
- a CDS encoding Na+/H+ antiporter subunit E, translating into MQGLRARFRPYFVAWLTLMWVVLMGEFSWGNFFGGLALALFIVLLLPLPKVPRDHNKVHWGRLIVFVATWFADLIVASAKVAWLALRPAAPPRNAILKVPMRVSNELVLYLATCAYNLQPGGSVTDLDIANREWTIHVLDAETEADIERERRSVAKLERHMIDIFESRG; encoded by the coding sequence ATGCAAGGACTCAGAGCACGCTTCCGCCCTTACTTTGTCGCCTGGCTGACCCTGATGTGGGTCGTGCTCATGGGCGAGTTCAGCTGGGGAAACTTCTTCGGCGGCCTCGCGCTGGCGCTGTTCATCGTGTTGCTTCTGCCCCTGCCGAAGGTCCCGCGCGACCACAACAAGGTGCACTGGGGCAGGCTCATCGTGTTCGTGGCCACCTGGTTCGCCGACCTCATCGTCGCTTCAGCCAAGGTGGCGTGGCTCGCGCTGCGGCCCGCCGCCCCTCCCCGCAACGCCATCCTCAAAGTGCCTATGCGCGTCTCCAACGAGCTGGTTCTCTACCTCGCCACCTGCGCCTACAACCTGCAGCCCGGCGGCTCCGTCACCGACTTGGACATCGCCAACCGCGAATGGACCATCCACGTCCTCGACGCCGAAACGGAGGCGGACATCGAAAGGGAGCGCCGGAGCGTGGCCAAGCTGGAACGTCACATGATCGACATCTTCGAAAGCAGGGGGTAA
- a CDS encoding acetyl-CoA acetyltransferase, producing the protein MAPTATAPSTTPFTENTITPPWATTNRVCAPSSPEVETRDPFQIRYEIDSKLPKELRDQARGMDWGLFKATFAPEPTMHIGLVGVDKLSWSEHRYAAEITHTSKTASPETTHCEVTATGPAAAIGHILNENGRYVEILAFHQIDLYEATVTCVKVAHQVNHNRTAWAVGFGHSPAHSVAAALSSGAQRVYGNL; encoded by the coding sequence ATGGCTCCGACCGCCACTGCTCCCAGCACCACCCCGTTCACTGAGAACACCATCACCCCGCCGTGGGCGACCACAAATCGCGTTTGCGCTCCCTCCTCCCCCGAGGTAGAAACGCGCGACCCGTTCCAGATCCGCTACGAGATCGACAGCAAACTGCCGAAGGAGCTGCGCGACCAGGCCCGTGGAATGGACTGGGGCCTGTTCAAGGCCACCTTTGCGCCCGAGCCCACAATGCACATCGGTCTCGTGGGCGTCGACAAGCTGAGCTGGAGCGAGCACCGCTACGCGGCGGAGATCACGCACACCTCGAAGACCGCGTCCCCCGAGACGACCCACTGCGAGGTCACCGCAACCGGGCCGGCGGCGGCGATTGGCCACATCCTCAACGAGAACGGCCGCTACGTCGAGATCCTCGCCTTCCACCAGATCGACCTGTACGAGGCCACCGTCACCTGCGTCAAGGTCGCCCACCAGGTCAACCACAATCGCACTGCCTGGGCCGTCGGCTTCGGCCACAGCCCCGCCCACTCGGTCGCCGCGGCGCTGTCCTCCGGTGCTCAGCGCGTCTACGGAAACTTGTAA
- a CDS encoding monovalent cation/H+ antiporter complex subunit F, with protein MDPFVYNVVLGIAAVMLVAGLFVIGWRIVVGPTSLDRVLGNDAFTASLQCVLALYICWTIDTTVVNAMIVIALLGFIASLAVARFRRRDDIS; from the coding sequence ATGGATCCGTTCGTCTACAACGTCGTCCTCGGCATCGCAGCGGTGATGCTGGTGGCCGGGCTGTTCGTCATCGGCTGGCGCATCGTCGTCGGCCCCACCTCGCTCGACCGTGTCCTGGGCAACGACGCCTTCACCGCCTCACTGCAGTGCGTGCTGGCGCTCTACATCTGCTGGACCATCGACACCACCGTGGTCAACGCCATGATTGTCATCGCGCTGCTCGGCTTCATCGCCTCGCTCGCCGTGGCACGTTTCCGCAGGAGGGACGACATCTCGTGA
- a CDS encoding glutamate--cysteine ligase, whose protein sequence is MDPFRDFARSPNQTLGVEWEICLVDPETRDLVPRAAEVIDEVTARHPDLHLEREFLQNTIELVTPVCANAGEAIRFLTDATEKVRAVAEEEGLRLWASGGHPFSDFRKQPLSPKITYKEIVNRTQYWGQQMMLWGIHCHIGIRHEDRVWPIINAVMTKYPHLLAISASSPGWDGLDTGYASNRTMLYQQLPTAGMPYQFQTWDEWVQFMNDQQTSGVINHTGSMHFDVRPAAKWGTIEVRISDATSNLRELAAIAALTHCLVVHFDQMLDRGEQLPILQPWHVAENKWRGARYGMEALVVTSRATDERWVTEELVDLVDQLQGVAAQLDCVDELNLVLEILERGAGYQRQRRLFDVHRDWKPAVDLTCDELTALTWN, encoded by the coding sequence ATGGATCCGTTCCGCGACTTCGCCAGATCTCCCAACCAGACGCTCGGCGTCGAGTGGGAGATCTGCCTCGTTGACCCTGAGACCCGCGACCTGGTGCCGCGAGCCGCAGAGGTGATCGACGAGGTCACCGCCCGCCACCCCGACCTGCACCTGGAGCGCGAGTTCCTGCAAAACACCATCGAGCTGGTCACGCCGGTGTGCGCGAACGCGGGGGAGGCCATCCGCTTCCTCACCGATGCCACGGAGAAGGTGCGCGCGGTCGCGGAGGAGGAGGGCCTGCGGCTGTGGGCGTCGGGAGGGCACCCGTTTTCGGACTTCCGCAAGCAGCCGTTGAGCCCGAAGATCACGTACAAGGAGATCGTCAACCGCACCCAGTACTGGGGCCAGCAGATGATGCTCTGGGGCATCCACTGCCACATCGGCATCCGCCACGAGGACCGCGTGTGGCCGATCATCAACGCGGTGATGACGAAGTACCCGCACCTGCTCGCCATCTCCGCCTCCAGCCCTGGGTGGGACGGCCTGGACACCGGCTACGCCTCCAACCGCACCATGCTCTACCAGCAGCTGCCCACCGCGGGCATGCCATACCAGTTTCAGACGTGGGACGAGTGGGTGCAGTTCATGAATGACCAGCAGACGTCCGGCGTGATCAACCACACCGGCAGCATGCATTTCGACGTCCGCCCGGCCGCGAAGTGGGGCACCATCGAGGTTCGCATCTCCGACGCCACCTCCAACCTGCGCGAGCTCGCCGCCATCGCGGCGCTGACGCACTGCCTGGTGGTGCACTTCGACCAGATGCTGGACCGGGGTGAGCAGCTGCCGATCCTGCAGCCGTGGCACGTGGCGGAGAACAAGTGGCGCGGTGCGCGCTACGGCATGGAGGCGCTGGTGGTCACTAGCCGCGCGACGGATGAGCGCTGGGTCACCGAGGAACTGGTGGACCTGGTCGATCAGCTGCAGGGCGTGGCCGCGCAGCTCGACTGCGTGGACGAGTTGAACTTGGTGCTGGAAATCCTCGAGCGCGGCGCCGGTTACCAACGCCAGCGCAGGCTTTTCGATGTCCACCGGGACTGGAAACCCGCTGTCGACCTGACCTGCGACGAGCTGACCGCCCTGACTTGGAACTAG
- a CDS encoding Na+/H+ antiporter subunit D: MTANLHDYAEWVLPYVAYLVPLPMLLPLLAAALILVSGRQLALQRTIAFITLVALAAIAATLLIVADTHGIQTVQLGGWEAPIGITLVADRLATIMLLVSAIVLVAVMWYGISQGLRDGDEDDPVAVFLPVYMLLTMGVNLSFLAGDLFNLYVGFEIFLVASYVLLTLGASAGRVRSGISYVMVSMASSMIFLFALAMIYASVGTLNMAHAGLRMEALPDGTRTAIFATLLVAFSIKAAVVPLDAWLPDSYPTAASLVTAVFAGLLTKVGVYAIIRMRSTVFTDGSLDGLLMWVALATMIVGIMGALAQNEIKRLLSFTLVSHIGYMIFGVALGTVQGLSGAIFYAVHHVLVQTSLFLVVGLIERQAGTSQLRRLGSLLYTAPIIALLYFIPALNLGGIPPFSGFLGKIILLEAGAAEGTWLSWVLIAGAVVTSLLTLYAMILVWSKGFLRDRADAPEGHIAFDKPSALSDRQSTVDIEERSDVGRLPSGMLLSTTLLIAASVAMSFLAGPIAAVTDRAAESAQDRSIYRDAVLRPGYTDPTRNLEEDTMEVGRDSLQKQPNTTSTAPTATGVTTASVPEPVVASTQRREDGE; encoded by the coding sequence ATGACCGCTAACCTCCACGACTACGCCGAATGGGTCCTGCCGTATGTCGCGTACCTGGTGCCGCTGCCGATGCTCCTGCCCCTGCTGGCCGCGGCGCTGATCCTGGTGTCCGGGCGACAGCTGGCGCTGCAGCGCACCATCGCATTCATCACGCTGGTGGCGCTGGCCGCGATCGCCGCCACACTGCTCATCGTCGCCGACACTCACGGCATCCAGACCGTGCAGCTCGGCGGCTGGGAGGCGCCCATCGGCATCACGCTGGTGGCCGACCGCCTGGCCACGATCATGCTGCTCGTCTCCGCCATCGTGCTCGTGGCGGTCATGTGGTACGGCATTTCGCAGGGGCTTCGCGACGGTGACGAGGACGACCCCGTCGCCGTCTTCCTGCCCGTGTACATGCTGCTGACCATGGGCGTGAACTTGTCCTTCCTGGCAGGTGACCTATTCAACCTCTACGTTGGCTTCGAGATCTTCCTCGTCGCCTCCTACGTCCTGCTCACGCTCGGCGCGTCGGCCGGGCGCGTCAGATCCGGCATCAGCTACGTCATGGTGTCCATGGCGTCGTCAATGATTTTCCTGTTCGCGCTGGCCATGATCTACGCCTCAGTGGGCACGCTCAACATGGCCCACGCGGGCTTGCGCATGGAGGCGCTTCCCGACGGCACCCGCACCGCCATCTTCGCCACCCTGCTCGTGGCGTTCAGCATCAAGGCCGCCGTCGTGCCGCTCGACGCCTGGCTGCCCGACTCCTACCCCACCGCCGCCTCGCTGGTCACCGCGGTCTTCGCGGGCCTGCTGACCAAGGTCGGTGTGTACGCGATCATCCGCATGCGCTCAACGGTGTTCACCGACGGTTCCCTCGACGGGCTGCTGATGTGGGTGGCGCTGGCGACGATGATCGTGGGCATCATGGGCGCGCTCGCCCAAAACGAGATCAAACGTCTACTCTCGTTCACCCTGGTCAGCCACATCGGCTACATGATCTTCGGCGTCGCGCTCGGCACCGTGCAGGGCCTGTCGGGCGCGATCTTCTACGCCGTGCACCACGTCCTGGTGCAGACCTCACTGTTCCTCGTCGTCGGCCTCATCGAACGCCAGGCCGGCACGTCCCAGCTGCGCCGCCTCGGCTCGCTGCTCTACACCGCGCCAATCATCGCGCTGCTGTACTTCATCCCGGCGCTCAACCTGGGCGGCATCCCACCGTTCTCCGGCTTCCTGGGCAAGATCATCCTGCTGGAGGCCGGTGCCGCGGAGGGCACATGGCTTTCCTGGGTCCTCATCGCCGGTGCCGTGGTCACCTCTCTGTTGACCCTCTACGCGATGATCCTGGTGTGGTCGAAGGGCTTCCTGCGCGACCGCGCCGACGCCCCCGAGGGCCATATCGCCTTTGATAAACCGTCGGCGCTGTCGGACCGCCAGTCCACCGTCGACATCGAGGAGCGTTCCGACGTCGGACGGCTCCCGTCGGGAATGCTCCTGTCCACCACCCTTCTCATCGCGGCCTCCGTGGCCATGTCGTTCTTGGCGGGCCCCATCGCCGCGGTGACCGACCGCGCCGCAGAGTCCGCACAGGACCGGTCCATCTACCGCGACGCGGTGCTGCGCCCCGGATACACCGACCCCACGCGCAACCTGGAGGAAGACACCATGGAAGTGGGCCGCGATTCTCTGCAGAAGCAGCCCAACACCACTTCCACGGCACCCACCGCGACAGGCGTGACCACGGCGTCCGTTCCCGAGCCCGTCGTCGCCTCCACCCAGCGCAGAGAGGACGGGGAATAA